A single Raphanus sativus cultivar WK10039 unplaced genomic scaffold, ASM80110v3 Scaffold2030, whole genome shotgun sequence DNA region contains:
- the LOC130505129 gene encoding FRIGIDA-like protein 4a encodes MGSVSDPGELTELAQPSFEEFQKQTSLMTSCTLLWKELSDHFTTLEENLMKKSEALKGMIEALDSQTQTSLESLKRREATIERSVEIVAGKVGERARAALESLEKARDGGGYGEVDDDEEGLLSALKSLCLKMDARGFWSFVTARKKELEGLRSKIPAALGDCVDPAMLVLEAISEVFPVDKRGSGEKMSNDFGWACVVILESLAPVIVDPVMGKARLLVTPSVEAKAKEIAETWKAGLEERGGRVENVKTPDVHTFLQHVVTFGIVKSEDLGLYRKLVVGSAWRKQMPKLAVLVGLGDQMPDMIEELISRGQQLDAVHFTYEVGLVDKFPPVPLLKAYLRDAKKTEDSSNTGRASHLVARKEQSALKAVLKCIEEYKLEEEFPPENLKKRLEQLEKTKTEKRKPAAVPANKRTRASYNGPMPPAKAGRITNAYVSSFPFIRSPSHSPQYASPAASYPSPPTTVYSNRSPPYPYSPELIPASYQASPMGYPAYNGYCNGPVPAPAPAPPVYHPHYPQQHHQHAHHQQAYY; translated from the exons ATGGGGTCGGTCTCCGATCCAGGCGAGTTGACCGAGTTAGCTCAGCCGAGTTTCGAGGAGTTTCAGAAGCAGACGTCGCTGATGACGAGCTGCACGCTTCTGTGGAAAGAGCTCTCCGATCACTTCACCACGCTCGAGGAGAATCTGATGAAGAAATCGGAGGCGCTTAAGGGGATGATCGAGGCACTGGACAGCCAGACTCAGACCTCTCTCGAGTCGCTGAAGCGCAGGGAGGCTACGATCGAGCGGAGCGTGGAGATCGTCGCCGGGAAAGTCGGGGAGCGAGCTCGAGCTGCTCTTGAGTCGCTCGAGAAAGCTAGAGACGGCGGAGGTTACGGAGAGGTTGACGATGACGAGGAAGGGCTTCTCTCTGCTTTGAAGTCTCTGTGTTTGAAGATGGACGCGAGGGGGTTCTGGAGCTTCGTGACGGCGAGGAAGAAGGAGCTAGAGGGGCTAAGGTCGAAGATCCCGGCGGCGTTGGGGGATTGTGTGGATCCGGCGATGCTGGTGCTCGAGGCGATCTCCGAGGTGTTTCCGGTGGATAAGAGGGGCTCTGGGGAGAAGATGAGTAATGATTTCGGGTGGGCTTGTGTGGTGATTCTCGAGAGCTTGGCGCCTGTGATTGTTGATCCTGTGATGGGGAAGGCGAGGCTGCTTGTTACGCCGAGCGTTGAGGCGAAAGCTAAGGAGATTGCGGAGACGTGGAAGGCGGGGTTGGAGGAGAGAGGAGGGAGGGTGGAGAATGTGAAGACACCTGATGTGCATACGTTTCTTCAGCATGTTGTGACGTTTGGGATTGTTAAGAGTGAGGATCTTGGTCTGTATAGGAAGCTTGTCGTTGGATCCGCGTGGCGTAAACAGATGCCGAAGCTTGCTGTTTTAGTTGGTTTGGGTGATCAAATGCCTG ACATGATTGAAGAGTTAATCAGCAGGGGGCAACAGCTTGATGCTGTTCATTTCACTTATGAAGTTGGCCTTGTGGATAAGTTCCCTCCCGTTCCTTTACTCAAAGCCTATCTAAGGGACGCAAAGAAGACAGAAGACTCCAGCAATACCGGCCGAGCTTCG CATCTTGTGGCGCGCAAGGAGCAATCAGCTCTCAAGGCAGTCTTGAAATGCATAGAAGAGTACAAACTCGAGGAAGAGTTCCCTCCAGAGAACCTCAAGAAGCGGTTGGAACAGCTAGAGAAGACCAAAACCGAGAAGAGGAAACCAGCAGCTGTACCGGCGAACAAGAGAACCAGAGCCAGCTACAACGGTCCAATGCCACCAGCGAAAGCCGGGCGTATCACAAACGCATACGTCTCTTCCTTCCCGTTCATCAGATCACCCTCTCACTCCCCTCAGTACGCTTCACCTGCAGCATCTTACCCATCCCCACCTACCACTGTCTACAGCAACAGGAGCCCACCATATCCATACTCCCCTGAGCTTATCCCCGCCTCATACCAAGCCTCACCTATGGGTTACCCAGCGTACAACGGTTATTGCAACGGCCCTGTTCCAGCTCCAGCTCCAGCTCCTCCGGTTTACCACCCGCACTACCCTCAGCAGCACCACCAACACGCCCACCATCAGCAAGCTTACTACTGA
- the LOC108830571 gene encoding protein ALP1-like, whose amino-acid sequence MASSSHNEDFDKPFDEAFDQYFDHHFDQAFESLYKNYGDQEEVKKTRKKRIVIERNREEGHLRLWNDYFSDSPTYQENQFRRRFRMNKSLFMRIVDRLSNDVQYFRQTEDVTGRSGLSTLQKCTAAIRVLAYGSALDAVDEYIRLAASTARLCVENFVEAIIDLFGDQYLRRPTQDDLQRLLHQGEIRGFPGMIGSIDCMHWEWKNCPTTWKGQFSRGSRKPTIVLEAVADYDLWIWHAFFGLPGTLNDINVLDRSPVFDDIIYGQAPQVNFSVNGNPYSMAYYLTDGIYPKWATFIQSIKLPQGPKAALFANKQEAVRKDVERAFGVLQARFAIVKNPARCWDIVKIGKIMRACIILHNMIVENERVDGTQHDLSGFQQGEDDGSSSVNDDFSIDSPPNIADEDSVRISILDKKAHQRLKRDLVEHIWRKFGRDQHNN is encoded by the coding sequence ATGGCATCTTCTTCTCATAACGAAGACTTCGATAAGCCTTTCGATGAAGCTTTCGATCAGTATTTTGATCACCATTTCGATCAAGCATTTGAGAGTTTGTATAAAAATTACGGTGATCAAGAAGAAgtgaagaaaacaagaaaaaaaagaattgttatCGAACGAAATCGCGAAGAAGGCCATCTACGGTTATGGAACGATTATTTCAGTGACAGTCCTACATATCAGGAAAATCAATTTCGAAGAAGATTTAGAATGAACAAGTCCTTGTTCATGCGTATTGTTGACCGCCTCTCCAATGATGTTCAATACTTTCGTCAAACGGAAGATGTTACCGGAAGAAGTGGTCTCTCTACACTTCAAAAGTGTACAGCAGCAATTCGTGTATTGGCATATGGTTCTGCCCTTGATGCGGTCGACGAATACATCAGGCTCGCTGCAAGCACGGCTCGATTATGTGTAGAAAATTTTGTGGAAGCAATAATAGATTTGTTCGGCGATCAGTATCTAAGGAGACCAACACAAGATGATCTTCAACGTCTACTTCATCAAGGAGAGATTCGTGGATTTCCCGGTATGATAGGAAGCATTgattgtatgcattgggagtggaagaatTGTCCCACCACTTGGAAAGGACAATTTTCTCGTGGTTCGAGAAAACCAACAATCGTTCTAGAGGCGGTTGCTGATTATGATCTCTGGATATGGCATGCGTTTTTTGGACTTCCAGGTACATTAAATGATATCAATGTTCTTGATCGCTCACCTGTTTTCGATGACATCATATATGGCCAAGCTCCACAAGTGAATTTTTCGGTGAACGGAAATCCTTATTCAATGGCTTACTATCTCACCGATGGTATTTATCCTAAATGGGCAACTTTTATCCAATCTATAAAACTTCCTCAAGGGCCGAAAGCAGCTTTATTTGCTAATAAGCAAGAAGCTGTCCGAAAAGATGTCGAGCGTGCGTTCGGAGTCTTACAAGCACGATTTGCCATTGTCAAAAATCCAGCACGTTGTTGGGACATAGTCAAGATTGGGAAGATTATGAGAGCATGTATCATACTCCATAATATGATAGTAGAAAACGAACGAGTTGATGGCACTCAACACGACCTCTCGGGTTTCCAACAAGGAGAAGACGACGGAAGTTCAAGTGTCAATGACGACTTTTCCATAGATAGCCCTCCAAATATCGCCGATGAAGATAGTGTTCGAATAAGTATTCTTGATAAAAAAGCACATCAACGACTAAAACGTGATTTGGTTGAACATATATGGCGTAAATTTGGACGTGATCAACACAACAACTAA
- the LOC130505128 gene encoding glutathione S-transferase T3-like, with product MAYFPSSGTISFGELLSSQTQTVSFGNIPSLGSLGTEASHKPQHVDGDTAAARKERRKWSQGDDIVLISAWLNTSKDAVVGNEQKAGTFWDRVTAYYTASPHSAGSLARKTGDCKQRWHKINDFVSKFCGSYAAATREKSSGQNEVDVLKKAHQIFLINHKKKFTLEHAWRELRYDQKWCELSHNDDKKNKRKNEEDADSVPSEASGSKRPPGVKAAKAALKNKAVVHEIVDVEKYERMWTIKEKDLAAKQKDLAAKEHLSKMNMLENLLGRKEPLADYEEVLKKKLISQLFSSERGHRDVTRVESGHKSVLEFRVSSYCCI from the exons atGGCTTACTTTCCATCTTCTGGAACCATTAGCTTTGGTGAACTACTTAGTTCACAAACACAAACTGTTTCGTTTGGAAACATCCCATCTCTAGGTAGTCTAGGAACCGAAGCTTCTCACAAACCACAACACGTTGATGGAGACACTGCTGCTGCACGAAAAGAACGAAGGAAATGGAGCCAAGGGGATGACATTGTTCTCATCAGCGCGTGGTTGAACACGAGCAAAGATGCTGTGGTGGGCAACGAGCAGAAAGCAGGGACCTTTTGGGACCGAGTTACTGCATACTATACGGCAAGTCCTCACTCTGCTGGCAGCTTGGCGAGAAAGACGGGTGACTGCAAGCAGCGTTGGCACAAGATCAATGATTTTGTGTCCAAGTTCTGTGGATCATACGCAGCAGCTACAAGAGAGAAAAGCTCCGGCCAAAATGAGGTTGATGTTCTCAAAAAAGCACATCAAATTTTCTTGATCAATCACAAGAAGAAGTTTACTCTTGAACACGCATGGAGGGAGCTGCGGTATGACCAGAAGTGGTGTGAGCTTAGTCACAACGATGACAAGAAGAATAAGAGGAAGAATGAGGAAGACGCGGATTCAGTTCCCTCTGAAGCAAGTGGAAGCAAGCGTCCACCGGGTGTGAAGGCTGCAAAGGCAGCGCTCAAGAACAAGGCTGTGGTGCATGAGATTGTGGATGTTGAGAAGTATGAGAGGATGTGGACAATCAAAGAGAAGGATTTGGCTGCCAAACAGAAGGATTTAGCCGCCAAAGAACATTTGTCTAAGATGAATATGCTTGAGAATCTCCTTGGAAGAAAAGAGCCCTTAGCTGATTACGAAGAAGTCCTCAAGAAGAAGCTTATCAGTCAATTGTTCTCTA GTGAGAGAGGACACAGAGATGTCACGAGAGTGGAGAGTGGTCACAAGAGTGTCCTTGAGTTCAGAGTGTCATCGTATTGTTGTATTTGA